A genomic region of Bactrocera dorsalis isolate Fly_Bdor chromosome 3, ASM2337382v1, whole genome shotgun sequence contains the following coding sequences:
- the LOC105225381 gene encoding tudor domain-containing protein 5, with protein MEIGYLQEVKAIIKSLVISCPKAITIDELNRDYRNIEGQRIPYHKLGFQTLESFLRSIPDTVNVYGSGPSASVGIVLNEKSAHIHKMVNEQKKTRNKPKSSKEKIMPVNASYFDKPHSAGQKVQISSKKISNNTLPSSNIRLSHFISRSGPRNTIIKCQALDTSKFMVKRVEQKPIQFSGQSFPDDVKEINKPLHLMPGNNLQSNKSIHKISETIPQVKHETISHSEVEQNIILGRSPLTQLKQDEYLWKIFGMCEIRDEVDVDSSRNRTVENGKQNFTTEISNNNENRDELSVRNVFKPLSLKNSLEKSHIDDIEEAVPAFAANSLVFRMDFPENTMTFGKKIPPYKISDQIIRGSIIGIFISEIHSPYKFWFHIYKKHHELDELMLQIERFYTSLEPEIFCIPSVCVCPGQVCAALYKGLWHRAEILTSVIGNKAKVFFVDYGTVSNVPVSNIKFLLTSFARLPKQAIRGSLSHICPNNYHWSPESIQYFLSLSSELMLYGQVSEINEKKRIIHMVLCDSNRNEVLQINRELVEKGFAFYDEQWLKSDKDELRTHHLREDFPTFSMLEMGEYPSLAELVDLKNKGIDYERITDHHVFHPGRLDLQENVPDEIRRLPFQLLTTNPFRQDIYLQLKHLL; from the exons ATGGAAATTGGATATTTACAAGAAGTAAAAGCAATAATTAAATCGCTTGTGATTTCATGTCCTAAAGCAATTACGATTGATGAACTTAATCGGGACTATAGGAACATTGAGGGCCAACGAATACCTTATCATAAGCTTGGCTTCCAAACATTAGAGTCGTTCCTTCGTTCTATTCCTGATACAGTTAAT gtttaCGGAAGTGGGCCTTCAGCTTCTGTAGGTATTGTTCTCAATGAAAAATCTGCTCATATACATAAGATGGTAAATGAGCAAAAAAAGACAAGAAATAAACCAAAGtcgtcaaaagaaaaaataatgccAGTAAATGCTTCTTATTTTGATAAACCACATTCTGCAGGACAGAAAGTACAAATAAGTTCTAAGAAAATAAGCAATAATACTCTTCCTTCAAGTAATATTCGTCTCAGTCATTTTATATCACGCAGTGGCCCGCGGAACACGATAATAAAGTGTCAAGCGCTTGACACTTCGAAGTTTATGGTTAAAAGAGTTGAACAAAAACCAATACAATTTTCTGGGCAAAGCTTTCCTGATGATGTGAAGGAAATCAACAAACCTTTACATTTGATGCCTGGAAACAACCTACAAAGCAACAAATCCATACATAAAATATCTGAAACAATTCCACAAGTCAAACATGAAACAATTTCACATTCTGAGGTagagcaaaatattattttgggcAGATCTCCATTAACACAACTAAAGCAAGATGAATATTTATGGAAAATCTTCGGTATGTGTGAAATACGTGATGAAGTTGATGTAGATTCATCAAGGAATAGAACTGTAGAAAACggaaaacaaaatttcacaactgaaatttcaaataataacgaGAACAGAGATGAACTATCTGTTAGAAACGTTTTTAAACCGTTGTCATTAAAAAATTCTCTTGAAAAAAGTCACATAGATGACATTGAAGAAGCAGTCCCAGCCTTTGCAGCT AATAGCCTAGTATTCCGAATGGATTTTCCGGAAAATACTATGACCTTCGGTAAGAAGATCCCCCCTTATAAAATTTCGGACCAAATTATTCGAGGTTCTATCATTGGAATTTTTATATCAGAG ATTCACAGTCCTTACAAATTTTGGtttcatatttacaaaaaacacCATGAATTGGATGAACTAATGCTTCAAATtga ACGATTTTATACATCACTGGAACCTGAAATATTCTGTATACCTAGTGTTTGTGTATGTCCTGGCCAAGTGTGTGCAGCTCTTTACAAAGGACTATGGCATCGTGCAGAAATTTTGACTTCAGTTATTGGGAATAAAGCAAAG GTCTTCTTTGTAGATTATGGCACCGTTTCGAATGTACCTGTTAGCAACATAAAATTTCTCTTGACCTCGTTCGCAAGATTGCCAAAGCAAGCTATTCGCGGATCATTGTCCCATATTTGTCCCAATAATTATCACTGGAGCCCGGAATCAATCCAATATTTTTTGTCCCTGTCTTCTGAGTTAATGCTCTATGGTCAAGTCTCAGAGATCAATGAAAAG AAACGCATAATTCACATGGTCTTATGTGATTCGAATCGAAATGAAGTTTTACAAATTAATAGAGAGTTGGTGGAAAAAGGATTTGCTTTTTACGATGAACAATGGTTGAAATCTGATAAG gatGAGCTGCGAACACATCATCTTCGTGAAGATTTTCCTAC GTTTTCTATGCTCGAAATGGGCGAATATCCTTCGTTGGCTGAGCTAGTTGACCTTAAAAATAAAGGTATTGACTATGAAAGAATCACAGATCACCATGTGTTTCATCCGGGTAGATTGGATCTTCAAGAAAATGTGCCTGATGAAATCCGTAGACTTCCTTTTCAATTGCTTACAACAAATCCTTTTAGACAggatatttatttacaactgAAACATTTGTtataa